The proteins below come from a single Rhizobium sp. BT04 genomic window:
- the iolE gene encoding myo-inosose-2 dehydratase, protein MTGHITALPVGVRLAVSPLSWANDVLEDLGADISLETCLRDAAESGYEGIELGRKFPREAGALRSLLDSHRLALASGWHSGELAERSVDDEMKAVAGHAALLRAMDCKVMVYGEVAMMTPGSPLDAPMSQRLRMPAAEVAGYAGRLTDFAGRLATEYGLTLAYHHHLMMVAETFDEISAIFDKTGSAAGLLLDTGHAVAGGFDYARLIDRFGDRVVHIHLKDIRGPVIDEVRAGDMSFNAGVRRGMFTVPGDGIIDFKRLARFVRDSGYRGWLVVEAEQDPAVAEPRPAVERAFKHVQANFRS, encoded by the coding sequence ATGACTGGACATATCACTGCCTTGCCCGTTGGCGTGCGTCTGGCGGTCAGTCCGCTGTCATGGGCCAACGACGTTCTGGAAGACCTCGGCGCCGACATATCGCTGGAAACCTGCCTCCGGGACGCTGCCGAGAGCGGCTATGAGGGGATCGAGCTCGGGCGGAAATTCCCGCGCGAGGCAGGAGCGCTCCGCTCGCTGCTGGACAGCCATCGGCTTGCTCTCGCATCCGGATGGCATTCCGGCGAGTTGGCCGAGCGCAGTGTCGACGACGAGATGAAGGCCGTTGCCGGGCACGCCGCGCTGCTGCGAGCGATGGATTGCAAGGTGATGGTCTATGGCGAAGTCGCGATGATGACGCCTGGATCGCCGCTGGATGCACCGATGTCGCAGCGGTTGCGCATGCCGGCGGCCGAAGTAGCGGGATATGCCGGGCGCCTGACCGATTTCGCCGGACGCCTGGCGACGGAATATGGTCTGACGCTTGCCTACCACCATCACCTGATGATGGTCGCCGAAACGTTCGACGAGATATCGGCAATCTTTGACAAGACAGGCTCGGCGGCGGGACTGCTTCTCGATACCGGCCATGCCGTCGCCGGCGGCTTCGACTATGCTAGGCTGATCGATCGGTTCGGCGATCGCGTCGTGCACATTCATCTGAAAGACATTCGAGGTCCTGTTATCGACGAGGTGCGTGCGGGTGACATGAGCTTCAATGCCGGCGTGCGCCGGGGCATGTTCACCGTCCCCGGCGACGGCATCATCGATTTCAAGCGGCTTGCCCGTTTCGTCAGGGACAGCGGCTATCGCGGATGGCTGGTCGTCGAAGCCGAGCAGGACCCCGCCGTCGCTGAACCACGCCCCGCCGTCGAGCGGGCATTTAAGCATGTGCAGGCAAATTTCCGGAGCTGA
- a CDS encoding glutamate--cysteine ligase, with protein sequence MARDTTDQTPLSSVQDLTDYIAAGNKPRERFRIGTEHEKFAFFRADNSPVPYFGDASISALLTGLQAKSGWEPIMDGGNIIGLAEQSGMGAISIEPGGQFELSGAPLETLHETCRESNHHLATLRDIAEPMGIRFLGIGGSPKWTYAQTPQMPKSRYEIMTRYMPKVGTQGLDMMYRTCTIQVNLDFSSEADMRQKMRVSMKLQSLATALFASSPFTEGKPNGLLSWRGDIWRDVDNQRSGLLDFTFRDDFGFRDYAEWALDVPMYFIVRDGRYHDCTHVTFRQFMNGALKGEVADPSPTMGDWTNHLSTLFPDVRMKRFLEMRGADGGPWRRICALPAFWVGLLYDDAALQAADELTSDWSFAEVGALRNAVPAQGLKAEFRGHALLDVAREVVGISRAGLKARSRLNREGQDETIFLAPLDEVLAKKATLAEDLLSLYHGRWQGSVEPVFEDYQY encoded by the coding sequence ATGGCCCGCGACACTACCGACCAGACACCGCTCTCTTCGGTCCAGGATCTGACCGATTACATCGCCGCAGGCAACAAGCCGCGGGAGCGCTTCCGGATCGGCACCGAACACGAGAAGTTCGCCTTCTTCCGCGCCGACAACAGCCCGGTTCCCTATTTCGGCGATGCCAGCATTTCGGCCCTGCTCACCGGCCTGCAGGCGAAGAGCGGCTGGGAGCCGATCATGGATGGCGGCAATATCATCGGCCTGGCCGAGCAGAGTGGCATGGGCGCGATCTCGATCGAGCCGGGCGGCCAGTTCGAACTCTCCGGCGCACCGCTGGAAACGCTCCACGAAACCTGCAGGGAATCGAACCACCACCTGGCGACGTTGCGCGACATCGCCGAGCCGATGGGCATCCGCTTCCTCGGCATCGGCGGCAGCCCGAAATGGACCTATGCGCAAACCCCGCAGATGCCGAAATCGCGCTACGAGATCATGACCCGCTATATGCCGAAGGTCGGCACCCAAGGTCTCGACATGATGTACCGCACCTGCACGATCCAGGTGAACCTCGATTTCTCCTCGGAAGCCGACATGCGCCAGAAGATGCGCGTCTCGATGAAGCTGCAATCGCTGGCGACCGCGCTCTTCGCATCCTCGCCCTTCACCGAGGGCAAGCCGAACGGGCTGCTCTCCTGGCGCGGCGATATCTGGCGCGATGTCGACAACCAGCGCTCGGGCCTGCTCGATTTTACCTTCCGCGACGATTTCGGCTTCCGCGACTATGCCGAATGGGCGCTTGACGTGCCGATGTATTTCATCGTCCGTGACGGCCGCTATCACGACTGTACCCATGTCACCTTCCGCCAGTTCATGAACGGCGCATTGAAGGGCGAGGTCGCCGATCCCTCGCCGACGATGGGCGACTGGACGAACCATCTCTCCACGCTCTTTCCCGACGTGCGGATGAAGCGTTTCCTCGAAATGCGCGGCGCCGACGGCGGCCCGTGGCGGCGCATCTGCGCGTTGCCGGCCTTCTGGGTCGGCCTGCTCTACGACGATGCGGCCCTTCAGGCCGCCGACGAACTGACGAGCGATTGGAGCTTTGCCGAGGTCGGCGCCCTGCGCAATGCCGTTCCGGCGCAAGGGTTGAAGGCTGAGTTTCGCGGGCATGCGCTGCTCGATGTCGCGCGCGAGGTGGTCGGCATATCGAGAGCCGGCCTCAAGGCGCGCAGCAGGCTCAACCGCGAAGGCCAGGACGAGACGATCTTCCTGGCGCCGCTCGATGAAGTGCTCGCTAAGAAGGCGACACTCGCCGAGGATCTGCTGTCGCTCTATCACGGCCGCTGGCAGGGTTCCGTGGAACCGGTCTTCGAGGACTATCAGTACTGA
- a CDS encoding 16S rRNA (uracil(1498)-N(3))-methyltransferase, with amino-acid sequence MRANFRMQRLFVDAPLSRGAAFEASADQFNYLANVLRLEAGAEILLFNGRDGEWKAALSFPTRKRILLTAIEETRPQPAPSDLHYLFAPLKVGRLDYLVQKAVEMGAGLLQPVMTQHVQGKITNLDKLRANVVEAAEQCGILGIPEVAEPVRLLDLLDRWPKERRIIYCDEGDAGQNPLPVLSAIRERHLALLVGPEGGFSEEERARLRSLDFVTAIPLGPRILRADTAAVAALAVVQAAIGDWN; translated from the coding sequence ATGCGCGCCAATTTCCGCATGCAACGGCTTTTCGTCGACGCGCCGCTTTCCCGCGGTGCCGCCTTCGAGGCGAGTGCCGATCAGTTCAACTATCTCGCCAATGTGCTGCGACTGGAGGCAGGCGCGGAGATCCTGCTCTTCAACGGCCGCGACGGCGAGTGGAAGGCCGCCCTGTCCTTCCCCACGCGCAAACGCATCCTCCTGACGGCAATCGAAGAGACGCGACCGCAGCCCGCGCCCTCAGACCTGCATTATCTCTTTGCGCCGCTCAAGGTCGGCCGCCTGGATTATCTGGTGCAGAAGGCAGTCGAAATGGGCGCCGGCCTGCTGCAGCCGGTGATGACCCAGCACGTCCAGGGCAAGATCACCAATCTCGACAAGCTGCGCGCCAATGTCGTCGAGGCGGCGGAGCAATGCGGCATTCTCGGCATACCCGAGGTGGCCGAGCCGGTGAGGCTTCTCGACTTGCTCGACCGCTGGCCGAAGGAGCGCCGCATCATCTATTGCGACGAGGGCGATGCCGGCCAGAACCCGCTGCCGGTGCTGTCGGCGATCAGGGAAAGGCACCTCGCGCTGCTGGTCGGGCCGGAAGGCGGCTTTTCGGAAGAGGAACGGGCACGGCTTCGAAGCCTCGATTTCGTCACCGCCATTCCGCTCGGACCACGCATCCTCCGGGCCGATACCGCAGCCGTTGCGGCGCTGGCGGTGGTGCAGGCGGCGATCGGCGACTGGAATTAG
- a CDS encoding inorganic phosphate transporter — protein sequence MPARPTVLTKRTLDKDLDKITHAEDAAKHVLRRLVAPGLGLIFVGLAMLFAGVYVFDRPGAVLVVAAAALAGYMAMNIGANDVTNNVGAAVGARAMTMGQALVIAAIFEILGATVAGSEVVKTISSSIVDAVQVPPVTLGWIMMAALMAAALWINLATWMNAPVSTTHAIVGAVIGAGISAVGPEPVNWRVMLEITSSWITSPLIGGLIAAGLLYLVKTLIIYRDDKVAAARRWVPVLVAVMAGGFMAYMVLQLSPTGKFPSFTILLIGIGIGLVSWLAARPLVLAQARDLENRNSSLRVLFRLPLIGSAALLSFAHGANDVSNAVGPLSAIVHSVGIGGDAIGHPPLWVMLIGAFGISVGLLLFGPRLIRLVGEEITKLNPMRAYCVALSTAFTVIVASWLGLPVSTTHIAVGSVFGVGFFREWYTRHSKRRIAYIRRKAESFDIDEPEEPNIHETRRRYLVRRSHFMTIVAAWIVTVPVSGALAAMIYWVMFALFV from the coding sequence ATGCCGGCACGTCCCACAGTCCTCACGAAACGCACGCTCGACAAGGACCTCGACAAGATCACCCATGCCGAGGACGCGGCGAAGCATGTTTTGCGGCGGCTGGTTGCGCCTGGTCTCGGGCTGATCTTCGTCGGTCTCGCCATGTTGTTTGCCGGTGTCTACGTGTTCGACCGGCCGGGAGCGGTGCTCGTCGTGGCGGCAGCAGCCCTTGCCGGCTACATGGCGATGAACATCGGCGCCAATGACGTGACCAACAATGTGGGTGCCGCCGTCGGCGCGCGCGCCATGACGATGGGCCAGGCGCTGGTCATCGCGGCGATTTTCGAAATCCTCGGCGCCACGGTCGCCGGCAGCGAGGTCGTCAAGACGATCTCCTCCAGCATCGTCGATGCGGTCCAGGTGCCGCCGGTGACGCTCGGCTGGATCATGATGGCGGCGCTGATGGCGGCGGCCCTCTGGATCAACCTCGCCACCTGGATGAACGCGCCGGTTTCCACCACCCATGCGATCGTCGGGGCGGTGATCGGCGCCGGCATCTCGGCCGTCGGGCCGGAGCCGGTGAACTGGCGGGTGATGCTGGAGATCACCTCGAGCTGGATCACCTCGCCGCTGATCGGCGGGCTGATCGCCGCCGGGCTGCTTTATCTCGTCAAGACGCTGATCATCTATCGCGACGACAAGGTCGCGGCGGCGCGGCGCTGGGTGCCGGTGCTGGTCGCGGTGATGGCGGGCGGCTTCATGGCCTATATGGTGCTGCAGCTGTCGCCCACCGGCAAATTTCCGTCTTTCACCATCCTCCTCATCGGCATCGGCATCGGGCTGGTCAGCTGGCTTGCCGCCCGGCCGCTCGTTCTCGCCCAGGCGCGGGATCTCGAAAACCGCAACAGCTCGCTGCGGGTGCTGTTCCGGTTGCCGCTGATCGGCTCTGCGGCGCTGCTGTCCTTCGCGCATGGCGCCAACGACGTTTCGAACGCGGTCGGGCCGCTGTCGGCGATCGTCCATTCGGTCGGAATCGGCGGCGACGCCATCGGACATCCGCCGCTCTGGGTGATGCTGATCGGCGCCTTCGGCATCTCCGTCGGCCTGCTGCTGTTCGGCCCCCGCCTCATCCGCCTCGTCGGCGAGGAGATCACCAAACTCAATCCGATGCGGGCCTATTGCGTCGCGCTGTCGACCGCCTTCACCGTCATCGTCGCCTCCTGGCTCGGCCTGCCGGTCAGCACCACGCATATCGCCGTCGGCTCCGTCTTCGGCGTCGGCTTCTTCCGCGAATGGTACACGCGCCATTCGAAGCGCCGCATCGCCTATATCAGGCGCAAGGCCGAGAGCTTCGATATCGACGAGCCGGAGGAACCGAACATTCACGAGACGCGGCGGCGCTATCTCGTGCGCCGTTCGCATTTCATGACGATCGTCGCTGCCTGGATCGTCACCGTGCCGGTTTCGGGAGCGCTTGCGGCCATGATTTATTGGGTTATGTTCGCGCTCTTCGTCTGA
- a CDS encoding NUDIX hydrolase, which produces MTLLARLASDVQLMFRRPPRQQYGAICYRVKKKSGDVEVLLMTSRDTGRWVIPKGWPMTGKCAHEVAAQEALEEAGVRGAVETDTLGAYSYSKVLRDGVQVVCKVQVYALEVTDMAKNFKEKGERTIEWVSFDEAAGRVREPELRHLFLAFKKKMTDRLSAKRIPATKQIPAE; this is translated from the coding sequence TTGACTCTTCTCGCCCGACTGGCATCCGATGTGCAACTGATGTTCCGGCGCCCGCCGCGCCAACAGTATGGTGCGATCTGCTATCGGGTAAAGAAGAAGAGCGGTGACGTCGAAGTGCTGCTGATGACGAGCCGCGATACCGGCCGCTGGGTCATTCCCAAGGGCTGGCCGATGACCGGCAAATGCGCCCATGAGGTCGCCGCACAGGAAGCTCTTGAGGAAGCCGGCGTCCGCGGCGCGGTCGAGACGGACACGCTCGGTGCTTACAGCTATTCGAAAGTGCTGCGCGACGGAGTGCAGGTGGTCTGCAAGGTGCAGGTCTATGCGCTCGAAGTCACCGACATGGCGAAGAACTTCAAGGAAAAGGGCGAACGCACCATCGAATGGGTATCGTTCGACGAGGCGGCCGGGCGCGTGCGCGAACCTGAACTCCGTCACCTTTTCCTCGCCTTCAAGAAGAAGATGACCGACAGGCTATCGGCAAAGCGCATTCCGGCGACCAAACAAATTCCGGCGGAATGA